CAGCAGATGCAGTAGTCAACGGTTCCGAGTTCAAATCAGTAAGTCTAAGTGATTTTAAAGGTAAGAAGTATGTAGTACTTTTCTTTTATCCACTTGATTTTACTTTTGTTTGTCCAACTGAGTTACACGCATTTCAAGACAAGTTAGCAGAGTTTGAATCATTAAACACAGAAGTGATCGGCGTTAGTGTTGATTCTAAATTTTCACACCATGCATGGTTAAACACACCTAAGTCACAAGGTGGAATACAAGGCGTTAACTACACTGTAGTTTCTGACTTAAACAAAACAATCACTAGAGACTATGACGTAGAAGTTGAAGGCGCTGGTATTTCTTACCGTGGTCTTTTCCTTATCGACAAAAACGGCGTTGTGCAACATCAAGTTGTTAACAATTTACCGCTTGGACGTAATGTTGATGAAGCAGTAAGAATGGTTAAAGCTCTTCAGTTCTTTGAGAAGAACGGCGAAGTTTGCCCAGCAAACTGGAACGAAGGTTCTAAAGGTATGAAGCCAACTAGCGCAGGACTTAAAGACTTTTTCAATGAAGCTGTAGCTGCGTAATTAATTTCATAAGATCATCTAAAAACACCAAGTCAAATTGACTTGGTGTTTTTTTTCGGTATAACTCGCTTAGTAGCCACACTTGAAGTCCTTGCTAATCTATCAATTTTATCAAGCCCATCTGTTTCAAGTCGCCCAACTAGCATCCGAGTCAAGGCAAAGATCAACTTCGATGACTTATCAAAGTCCAAAGAGTTTTTGGTCTTGAGATTACGATACATCTTTTGTAAGATCAACTTCAACCTCTCTCCTCCTCTAGCTTTAACTGCTGGCTGCTCTTGAGAACCACCACCACAAATCAAGTAAACCAAATCATCGCTATTTAATCCAAGTTGAATGAATTGCTCTTTGTTGTCAGTCCAAAATCTATTCAGCTGCGACTCTGTCCCTTTAAACAATATAGAAGTATCTTGCGAAGCTGCTAAGCCCTCTACTGAAGCAGTATCATTAATCAAAGACCTTATATTAGAATCATAGCTATATCGATTTAACTTATCCAAACTATCTTGACAAGGACATTGAAATAACTTGATCAAGTCCCTTAAGTAACTCATCAGCGTATACAAATTCTCTCGCTGCTGCTGAGTCAACTTGTCCCCAATCGCCAAAGATTTTCCTGTAGCTTTAAGGCTAGGACTAGTCTCATCGGTAGCCTGATCAGCTATGATTTTAAGCCATTCAAACCTTATAAGGAATTTACTCACCCGGCTAAGACTCAGCTTCTTATTTGCCTTAGTATGTTTTAAAACCTTGTCAACCATGAGGTTGTAGAGTTGATCGTCTTTTAAATACTGCATTAAACCATATTGAGTTAATTCATTATTATCAGACAAGTCCCGAGCCTCATGTACAAGATCCTCTTTGGAATCACCTTTTGCTAATTTATCTAATGATCTTTTTGCATCAATTGATAGAGA
The sequence above is a segment of the Cyanobacteriota bacterium genome. Coding sequences within it:
- a CDS encoding peroxiredoxin; translated protein: ADAVVNGSEFKSVSLSDFKGKKYVVLFFYPLDFTFVCPTELHAFQDKLAEFESLNTEVIGVSVDSKFSHHAWLNTPKSQGGIQGVNYTVVSDLNKTITRDYDVEVEGAGISYRGLFLIDKNGVVQHQVVNNLPLGRNVDEAVRMVKALQFFEKNGEVCPANWNEGSKGMKPTSAGLKDFFNEAVAA